A portion of the Drosophila innubila isolate TH190305 chromosome 3L unlocalized genomic scaffold, UK_Dinn_1.0 0_D_3L, whole genome shotgun sequence genome contains these proteins:
- the LOC117787120 gene encoding uncharacterized protein LOC117787120 — protein sequence MYRVACLLFVALFGVAYTVLSQYDPEEYWVEQNSSYPLPSNAVVGGVNLFGVKFYVGMANINGTYELCRVNAITSLCSGITETGPFTAELFQVLIGVGEWIRGSNCTSGYLAVSAESSDFNETLPICRASLSGVVYIQQARHIYF from the exons ATGTACAGAGTTGCCTGCCTGTTGTTTGTTGCCCTCTTCGGAGTGGCTTACACCGTGCTCTCCCAATATG ATCCGGAGGAATATTGGGTAGAACAAAATTCGTCGTATCCTCTTCCCAGTAATGCTGTAGTTGGCGGAGTTAATTTATTTGGGGTTAAATTCTATGTCGGGATGGCAAATATCAACGGAACATATGAACTCTGCAGGGTCAATGCGATAACCAGTCTTTGCAGCGGCATCACGGAAACAGGTCCATTCACGGCAGAGCTCTTCCAAGTTCTGATTGGCGTGGGCGAATGGATTCGCGGCTCCAATTGCACTTCCGGTTACTTAGCAGTTTCAGCGGAATCTTCCGACTTCAACGAAACGTTGCCAATCTGTCGCGCTTCGTTGAGTGGCG TCGTGTACATTCAACAGGCCAGACACATATACTTTTAA
- the LOC117788269 gene encoding uncharacterized protein LOC117788269 — MYRVACLLLVALFGVVYAVPSQYDSEQVWVAGNLSYPLPSNALVGGFDSFGYKLYVGRVNFTGTIAPCSVKAATGVAEGNTELFTFTERAYQLLTTKDNMDYEWIRSYDGILEDNAVSVGTSALNERVFICRAKSVDGLIIGSLFLTKKACLIKGLTTFNYIHLFDKYEVLIAVPKTNAKYY; from the exons ATGTACAGAGTTGCCTGCCTATTGCTTGTTGCCCTCTTCGGAGTGGTTTACGCCGTGCCCTCCCAATATG ATTCCGAACAAGTTTGGGTAGCTGGAAATCTGTCGTATCCTCTTCCCAGTAATGCTCTGGTTGGCGGATTTGATTCTTTTGGGTATAAACTCTATGTGGGCCGTGTAAACTTCACCGGAACAATTGCACCCTGCAGTGTGAAGGCGGCGACTGGAGTTGCCGAAGGCAACACGGAATTGTTTACATTCACAGAAAGAGCCTATCAGCTTCTGACTACCAAGGATAACATGGATTACGAATGGATTCGCAGTTACGATGGCATTCTCGAGGACAACGCCGTTTCAGTGGGAACTTCCGCCTTGAACGAAAGGGTGTTCATCTGTCGCGCCAAATCGGTTGACGGTTTAATCATCGGATCTTTGTTCCTGACCAAAAAGGCGTGCTTGATTAAGGGTCTAACTACCTTTAACTACATACACTTATTCGACAAGTACGAAGTTTTGATTGCTGTACCCAAAACTAatgcaaaatattattga
- the LOC117786321 gene encoding uncharacterized protein LOC117786321, translated as MYKVALLLAFGLFAAVYAVPSTYDNEYTWVTGNLSITVPANAVIGGFDPYGYYTYIGRVIYSTNILPARVVAEKGIAYFNTDTVSYRLVNYQLLLAEDNVSFEWIRSFDGYQERNAVSVGTTHWNENVYMCRAKADGGLLVGTLFLSRKVCIIKNEDLPLRQFDKYEILVARSKINGTVC; from the exons ATGTACAAAGTTGCTCTCCTGTTGGCGTTCGGATTATTTGCCGCGGTTTATGCTGTGCCCTCGACATATG ataatgaGTATACATGGGTGACTGGAAATCTGTCGATTACCGTGCCAGCTAATGCTGTGATTGGAGGATTTGATCCCTATGGATACTACACATATATAGGACGCGTTATTTATTCTACCAACATTCTGCCTGCTCGTGTTGTTGCCGAAAAAGGCATTGCCTACTTCAACACAGATACTGTGAGCTACAGGTTGGTTAACTATCAGCTGCTACTTGCCGAGGATAACGTCTCCTTCGAGTGGATTCGCAGCTTCGATGGTTACCAGGAGAGGAATGCAGTTTCTGTGGGAACAACACATTGgaatgaaaatgtttatatgtgCCGTGCCAAGGCCGATGGTGGTTTGTTAGTTGGAACTCTATTTCTATCCCGGAAGGTGTGCATTATCAAGAACGAGGATTTGCCCCTGCGTCAATTCGATAAGTACGAGATTCTCGTCGCCAGATCAAAGATCAATGGAACAGTCTGTTAA
- the LOC117787125 gene encoding uncharacterized protein LOC117787125 has product MYSAKQLSLLVLVLAQLLGAIHCAIYDNTDNWVLADKTKTFPENAVLGGFDSNGYDNFVARVVSGNNILPARVVSETGGASYNTDATAYTANSYELLVSNATLSYQWVRSYDGYREKNAVAVGTNSSNDLIYICRARVDNGQYIGSLYLAKRKCFIKIGTLALRQLEKYEVLVRESKSAPWSPFEA; this is encoded by the coding sequence ATGTACTCCGCCAAACAACTCTCACTCCTGGTGCTGGTTCTTGCCCAGCTGTTGGGCGCCATCCACTGTGCCATCTACGACAATACGGATAACTGGGTCCTCGCCGACAAGACCAAAACTTTCCCCGAGAATGCAGTTCTGGGTGGCTTTGATTCCAACGGTTACGACAACTTTGTCGCACGTGTAGTGTCCGGCAATAACATCCTGCCAGCTCGCGTTGTTTCCGAAACCGGAGGTGCATCGTACAACACCGATGCGACCGCCTATACCGCCAACTCCTACGAATTGTTGGTGTCCAACGCGACCCTTAGCTATCAATGGGTACGCAGCTACGATGGATACAGGGAGAAGAATGCGGTCGCCGTAGGCACAAATTCTTCCAACGATCTCATCTACATTTGCCGGGCCCGAGTCGATAACGGTCAATACATTGGCAGTCTATATCTGGCCAAGAGGAAGTGCTTCATCAAGATTGGAACCTTGGCCCTGAGACAGCTGGAGAAGTATGAAGTGCTCGTTCGGGAGTCTAAATCTGCGCCTTGGTCGCCTTTTGAAGCCTAG
- the LOC117786318 gene encoding cationic amino acid transporter 2 isoform X1 produces the protein MDEFSEFFGMPNWSVTNAFRVLTRRKPLEDSSESKLAKVLSAFDLTALGIGSTLGVGVYVLAGEVSKSHAGPAVVISFLIAAVASIFAGLCYAEFGARVPKAGSAYIYSYVTIGEFIAFLIGWNLILEYAIGSASVVKGLSTYLDSLCGYAMRDFLAEHLPINVHGLSAYPDLFAFIVTILFSWAIASGAKESTRVNNVFTMLNLGVVLFVIIAGLFKVSSKNWSIPKSEVPEGYGNGGFMPYGVSGIIKGAAVCFYGFIGFDCIATAGEEAKNPKKSIPFAVIVSLAMIFLAYFGVSTVLTMMLPYYAQDESAPLPHVFRIYGWHVAEYVVTIGAMFGLCASLMGAMFPLPRIVFAMSNDGLLFKCLGEISTKYKTPFKGTILTGLLCGILAAIFNLSQLVNMMSIGTLLAYSMVASCVLMLRYEVDDRRDSRIIGNGRVNPGQEQSCSLWRRLFNLNGQTISTRQTSRVVTVMVTLFSIWSLIFSQILTKFEEDLAHTTQFDVLLLILGGIPLILMLFIISRQPTSGVQLSFKVPLVPWLPGISILINIYLMIKLDIMTWIRFSIWITIGLAIFLSYGIRHSRLRQREQRNNSITLLRDSSDTTLLSQDRSKYGNEVPLILMHSSS, from the exons ATGGATGAGTTCTCGGAGTTCTTTGG TATGCCCAATTGGAGCGTGACAAATGCTTTTCGCGTGCTCACACGCCGTAAGCCGCTGGAGGATTCATCGGAATCGAAGCTGGCCAAGGTGTTATCCGCCTTTGATCTGACAGCCCTGGGCATTGGTAGCACCCTAGGTGTGGGTGTCTATGTGCTTGCCGGTGAGGTGTCCAAGAGTCATGCCGGTCCTGCTGTCGTCATCAGTTTCCTAATCGCCGCCGTTGCCTCGATCTTTGCCGGACTTTGTTATGCGGAATTTGGCGCACGTGTTCCCAAGGCGGGATCTGCCTACATTTACAGCTATGTGACCATTGGAGAGTTCATCGCGTTTCTCATCGGCTGGAATCTCATATTAGAATACGCAATCG GTTCCGCCAGTGTTGTCAAGGGGTTGAGCACGTATCTGGACTCTCTGTGCGGATATGCCATGCGTGATTTCCTTGCAGAGCATCTGCCCATCAACGTGCACGGCTTGAGTGCGTATCCGGATTTGTTTGCCTTCATTGTCACCATACTGTTCTCCTGGGCAATTGCATCTGGCGCCAAAGAATCCACCAGGGTGAATAATGTTTTCACCATGCTCAATCTGGGCGTTGTGCTGTTTGTCATCATCGCAGGACTTTTCAAGG TTTCCAGCAAAAACTGGAGCATACCAAAGTCGGAAGTGCCTGAGGGTTACGGCAATGGCGGCTTTATGCCTTACGGAGTCTCTGGCATCATCAAGGGAGCcgctgtttgtttttatggcTTTATTGGCTTTGATTGCATTGCCACTGCCGGCGAGGAGGCTAAGAATCCTAAGAAATCAATTCCATTTGCTGTGATCGTATCGCTGGCGATGATCTTTCTGGCCTACTTTGGTGTATCCACCGTGTTGACCATGATGCTGCCATACTACGCCCAGGACGAGAGTGCTCCACTTCCACACGTCTTTCGCATTTACGGCTGGCATGTGGCCGAGTATGTGGTGACCATTGGTGCCATGTTTGGACTGTGCGCCAGTCTGATGGGTGCCATGTTTCCCTTGCCTCGCATTGTGTTTGCCATGTCCAATGATGGACTGTTGTTTAAGTGTCTGGGCGAGATTAGCACCAAGTACAAGACACCCTTTAAGGGCACCATACTGACGGGTCTGTTGTGTGGCATTCTGGCTGCCATCTTTAATCTTAGCCAGCTGGTCAACATGATGTCTATTGGCACACTGTTGGCCTACTCCATGGTGGCCAGTTGTGTGCTGATGCTGCGTTACGAGGTGGACGACCGTCGGGATAGTCGTATTATCGGCAACGGACGCGTCAACCCGGGCCAGGAACAATCCTGCTCCCTGTGGCGTCGTCTATTCAATCTCAATGGCCAAACGATATCCACCAGACAGACATCGCGCGTTGTCACTGTCATGGTTACTCTGTTCT CAATCTGGAGTCTGATCTTCTCACAGATTCTTACCAAATTCGAGGAGGATCTGGCTCATACTACTCAGTTCGATGTGCTGCTGCTAATTCTCGGTGGCATCCCTCTGATACTCATGCTGTTTATCATCTCTCGCCAACCCACCTCGGGCGTTCAGTTGTCCTTCAAGGTGCCGCTGGTGCCTTGGCTGCCCGGCATTTCCATACTAATTAACATCTATTTGATGATCAAACTGGACATTATGACTTGGATACGTTTCAGCATATGGATCACTATTGGCCTGGCCATCTTTCTGTCATATGGCATTCGCCACAGTCGCTTGCGACAGAGGGAACAACGCAACAATTCCATTACCCTGCTGCGGGATTCCAGCGATACAACGCTCCTTAGTCAGGATCGTTCCAAATATGGCAACGAGGTGCCTCTGATATTGATGCATAGCTCATCTTAG
- the LOC117786317 gene encoding transient receptor potential cation channel subfamily V member 5 → MGNTESNVTSGVKKQAGVSTQALYKFVNLKGGGLLVDMMKRACQTKQFAEIDHAIKTKVEPFLYNKGAGRYFPISKLVLLRNRDRPRTRQLPEIRALENPDDDFNIHDYCPEVSEAEYISNPSAYRFVCWDLNMRGAVGETILHLCLLNASSLHADLAKRLLKFYPKLILDIYMSDEYYGESVLHIAIVNEDPAMVKYLLDANADVQERCCGAFMSAEDTKASRTDSPDHEYVALQPITNYDGYVYWGEYPLSFAACLSQEECFRLVLARGADPDFQDTNGNTVLHMLVIYEKIEMFDVGYEVGTNIHIKNVQNLTPLTLAAKLGRVEMFFHVMSIEREIYWQLGSITCAAYPLLMIDTINEETGNINKDSVLNFVVFGDKLEHLELLDGVVIDLLKTKWDTFCKSRFYKQFYMFAFYFLISLFSFILRPGPEAKDDEDEEQEGTSLPSSNGSSQHDLYINGSLGNQHSKRGTSSTEYKTFWLNFTEYYDPNEVETLPAWWQTYAQCPLMNLESDLAKLRIIAELINFVGAILYLLVALREARFLGYKMFIENLMTAPSRVMFLFSCALMMTIPWLRVSCLTEIDDHVTVVIMLTTAPYFLFFCRGFKTVGPFVVMIYRMVMGDLLRFVSIYLVFVLGFSQAFYIIFLTFDNPSTPEDQDAESNPMPSPMESIVAMFLMSLTNFGDYYGAMVSTQHEYEAKILFFLFMVIVSVLLVNMLIAMMGNTYQKIAEIRNEWQRQWARIVLVVERSVPPAERLKNFMHYSQSMSDGRRALVLRLNMTDEEKEEMKEVQEMKRIHQRFSKKRQMEREARAHRRQQEYEKFFGTMPKTDSMENNNL, encoded by the exons ATGGGAAATACCGAGAGCAATGTGACCAGCGGAGTCAAAAAACAGGCGGGCGTCTCCACTCAAGCCCTCTACAAATTTGTGAATCTCAAGGGCGGTGGCCTTTTGGTGGACATGATGAAACGCGCCTGTCAAACCAAACAGTTTGCGGAAATTGACCATGCGATCAAAACGAAGGTTGAACCCTTTTTATATAACAAGGGCGCTGGCCGTTATTTTCCCATATCGAAGCTGGTGCTGCTGCGCAATCGGGACAGACCTCGAACGAGGCAATTGCCCGAAATACGCGCTCTCGAGAATCCCGATGATGACTTCAACATACACGATTATTGTCCTGAGGTATCCGAGGCGGAATACATTTCGAATCCAAGTGCCTATCGATTCGTATGCTGGGATCTAAAT ATGCGTGGAGCAGTGGGAGAGACCATCCTACATCTGTGCCTGCTTAATGCCTCCTCCTTGCATGCGGATTTGGCTAAGCGTCTGTTAAAGTTCTATCCCAAACTCATATTGGACATCTACATGAGTGATGAGTACTATGGAGAGAGTGTGCTGCACATTGCCATTGTCAATGAGGATCCTGCAATGGTCAAGTATCTGCTGGATGCCAATGCTGATGTCCAGGAACG CTGCTGTGGCGCCTTCATGTCCGCGGAGGATACAAAGGCTTCCCGAACGGATTCACCGGATCACGAGTACGTTGCCTTGCAGCCGATTACCAACTATGATGGCTATGTCTACTGGGGGGAGTACCCCTTAAGCTTTGCCGCCTGTCTGTCTCAG GAAGAGTGCTTTCGCCTGGTACTGGCTCGTGGTGCCGATCCGGATTTCCAGGACACCAATGGTAATACCGTGCTGCATATGCTGGTCATCTATGAGAAGATCGAGATGTTTGACGTGGGCTACGAGGTGGGAACCAATATTCACATAAAGAACGTGCAGAATCTGACGCCATTGACACTGGCAGCAAAGCTGGGACGTGTCGAGATGTTCTTCCATGTGATGAGCATTGAGCGGGAGATTTATTGGCAACTGGGAAGCATTACATGTGCCGCGTATCCTTTGCTCATGATCGACACCATCAACGAGGAGACGGGAAATATTAACAAGGATTCGGTGCTCAATTTTGTTGTCTTTGGGGATAAGCTGGAGCACTTGGAGTTGCTGGATGGTGTGGTCATTGATCTGTTGAAGACCAAATGGGACACTTTCTGCAAATCCCGTTTCTACAAACAGTTCTACATGTTTGCCTTCTACTTTCTCATATCGCTGTTCAGCTTTATATTGCGACCGGGTCCTGAGGCTAAAGACGATGAAGATGAGGAGCAGGAGGGCACATCCCTACCGTCCTCAAATGGCAGTTCCCAACACGATCTCTACATCAATGGAAGTTTGGGTAATCAACACTCCAAACGTGGCACCTCCAGCACCGAATACA AAACCTTTTGGCTAAACTTCACCGAATATTACGATCCTAATGAGGTGGAAACCTTGCCTGCCTGGTGGCAAACCTATGCCCAGTGTCCACTTATGAATCTGGAATCCGATTTGGCCAAACTGCGCATTATAGCCGAGTTAATCAACTTTGTGGGTGCCATACTCTATCTACTTGTGGCCTTGAGAGAGGCTCGCTTTTTAGGATACAAAATGTTCATCGAAAATTTG atgaCAGCCCCATCGCGTGTTATGTTTCTCTTCTCCTGTGCGCTGATGATGACCATACCCTGGCTAAGAGTGTCCTGTCTAACCGAAATCGATGATCATGTGACGGTTGTGATAATGTTGACCACAGCTCCCTACTTTCTATTCTTCTGTCG TGGCTTTAAGACCGTTGGACCCTTCGTTGTGATGATATATCGCATGGTAATGGGAGATTTGCTGCGATTCGTCTCCATCTACCTGGTGTTTGTCTTGGGCTTCTCTCAAGccttttatataatatttctcACCTTCGATAATCCTTCGACGCCGGAGGATCAGGATGCTGAATCAAATCCAATGCCCTCGCCAATGGAATCTATTGTGGCCATGTTCCTAATGTCCTTAACGAACTTTGGGGATTATTATGGTGCGATGGTGTCCACACAGCATGAGTACGAAGCGAAGATACTCTTCTTTCTGTTCATGGTGATTGTGAGTGTGCTGCTGGTCAACATGTTGATTGCCATGATGGGTAATACGTATCAGAAGATAGCCGAAATACGCAACGAGTGGCAACGCCAATGGGCACGCATTGTCCTCGTCGTGGAGCGGAGTGTTCCGCCAGCGGAACGTCTCAAGAACTTCATGCACTACAGTCAGTCCATGTCGGATGGAAGACGTGCTCTGGTTCTACGTTTAAACATGACG GacgaggagaaggaggagatGAAGGAGGTGCAGGAAATGAAACGCATTCATCAGCGCTTCTCCAAGAAGCGTCAAATGGAGCGAGAAGCACGAGCTCATCGTCGCCAGCAGGAATACGAGAAGTTCTTTGGCACCATGCCCAAAACAGACAGCATGGAGAATAACAATCTGTAA
- the LOC117786318 gene encoding cationic amino acid transporter 2 isoform X2, with protein sequence MPNWSVTNAFRVLTRRKPLEDSSESKLAKVLSAFDLTALGIGSTLGVGVYVLAGEVSKSHAGPAVVISFLIAAVASIFAGLCYAEFGARVPKAGSAYIYSYVTIGEFIAFLIGWNLILEYAIGSASVVKGLSTYLDSLCGYAMRDFLAEHLPINVHGLSAYPDLFAFIVTILFSWAIASGAKESTRVNNVFTMLNLGVVLFVIIAGLFKVSSKNWSIPKSEVPEGYGNGGFMPYGVSGIIKGAAVCFYGFIGFDCIATAGEEAKNPKKSIPFAVIVSLAMIFLAYFGVSTVLTMMLPYYAQDESAPLPHVFRIYGWHVAEYVVTIGAMFGLCASLMGAMFPLPRIVFAMSNDGLLFKCLGEISTKYKTPFKGTILTGLLCGILAAIFNLSQLVNMMSIGTLLAYSMVASCVLMLRYEVDDRRDSRIIGNGRVNPGQEQSCSLWRRLFNLNGQTISTRQTSRVVTVMVTLFSIWSLIFSQILTKFEEDLAHTTQFDVLLLILGGIPLILMLFIISRQPTSGVQLSFKVPLVPWLPGISILINIYLMIKLDIMTWIRFSIWITIGLAIFLSYGIRHSRLRQREQRNNSITLLRDSSDTTLLSQDRSKYGNEVPLILMHSSS encoded by the exons ATGCCCAATTGGAGCGTGACAAATGCTTTTCGCGTGCTCACACGCCGTAAGCCGCTGGAGGATTCATCGGAATCGAAGCTGGCCAAGGTGTTATCCGCCTTTGATCTGACAGCCCTGGGCATTGGTAGCACCCTAGGTGTGGGTGTCTATGTGCTTGCCGGTGAGGTGTCCAAGAGTCATGCCGGTCCTGCTGTCGTCATCAGTTTCCTAATCGCCGCCGTTGCCTCGATCTTTGCCGGACTTTGTTATGCGGAATTTGGCGCACGTGTTCCCAAGGCGGGATCTGCCTACATTTACAGCTATGTGACCATTGGAGAGTTCATCGCGTTTCTCATCGGCTGGAATCTCATATTAGAATACGCAATCG GTTCCGCCAGTGTTGTCAAGGGGTTGAGCACGTATCTGGACTCTCTGTGCGGATATGCCATGCGTGATTTCCTTGCAGAGCATCTGCCCATCAACGTGCACGGCTTGAGTGCGTATCCGGATTTGTTTGCCTTCATTGTCACCATACTGTTCTCCTGGGCAATTGCATCTGGCGCCAAAGAATCCACCAGGGTGAATAATGTTTTCACCATGCTCAATCTGGGCGTTGTGCTGTTTGTCATCATCGCAGGACTTTTCAAGG TTTCCAGCAAAAACTGGAGCATACCAAAGTCGGAAGTGCCTGAGGGTTACGGCAATGGCGGCTTTATGCCTTACGGAGTCTCTGGCATCATCAAGGGAGCcgctgtttgtttttatggcTTTATTGGCTTTGATTGCATTGCCACTGCCGGCGAGGAGGCTAAGAATCCTAAGAAATCAATTCCATTTGCTGTGATCGTATCGCTGGCGATGATCTTTCTGGCCTACTTTGGTGTATCCACCGTGTTGACCATGATGCTGCCATACTACGCCCAGGACGAGAGTGCTCCACTTCCACACGTCTTTCGCATTTACGGCTGGCATGTGGCCGAGTATGTGGTGACCATTGGTGCCATGTTTGGACTGTGCGCCAGTCTGATGGGTGCCATGTTTCCCTTGCCTCGCATTGTGTTTGCCATGTCCAATGATGGACTGTTGTTTAAGTGTCTGGGCGAGATTAGCACCAAGTACAAGACACCCTTTAAGGGCACCATACTGACGGGTCTGTTGTGTGGCATTCTGGCTGCCATCTTTAATCTTAGCCAGCTGGTCAACATGATGTCTATTGGCACACTGTTGGCCTACTCCATGGTGGCCAGTTGTGTGCTGATGCTGCGTTACGAGGTGGACGACCGTCGGGATAGTCGTATTATCGGCAACGGACGCGTCAACCCGGGCCAGGAACAATCCTGCTCCCTGTGGCGTCGTCTATTCAATCTCAATGGCCAAACGATATCCACCAGACAGACATCGCGCGTTGTCACTGTCATGGTTACTCTGTTCT CAATCTGGAGTCTGATCTTCTCACAGATTCTTACCAAATTCGAGGAGGATCTGGCTCATACTACTCAGTTCGATGTGCTGCTGCTAATTCTCGGTGGCATCCCTCTGATACTCATGCTGTTTATCATCTCTCGCCAACCCACCTCGGGCGTTCAGTTGTCCTTCAAGGTGCCGCTGGTGCCTTGGCTGCCCGGCATTTCCATACTAATTAACATCTATTTGATGATCAAACTGGACATTATGACTTGGATACGTTTCAGCATATGGATCACTATTGGCCTGGCCATCTTTCTGTCATATGGCATTCGCCACAGTCGCTTGCGACAGAGGGAACAACGCAACAATTCCATTACCCTGCTGCGGGATTCCAGCGATACAACGCTCCTTAGTCAGGATCGTTCCAAATATGGCAACGAGGTGCCTCTGATATTGATGCATAGCTCATCTTAG
- the LOC117786319 gene encoding arylsulfatase B, translated as MRTIALLLNLILAITITNGQDDDEGRKPHIIIIMADDLGFDDVSFRGSNRFLTPNIDALAYNGVIINQLYTPAMCTPSRAALLTGKYPINTGMQQYVIVNDQPWGLPLNETTMAQIFRESGYHTNLLGKWHLGMSQRNFTPTERGFDHHLGYLGAYVDYYDQTYKQNGKPYARGHDFRDDLKVSHKHMGHYMTDVLTDAAVQLIENHNATAQPLFLLLSHLAPHAANTDDPMQAPIEEVSQFEYLTNMTERYYAAMVSRLDKSVGRVIDALARQQLLEQSIVLFLSDNGGPTVGEHSTTASNYPLRGQKNSPWEGGLRSSAAIWSKRFSSLGRVWRQRFYIGDILPTLAAAAGIHLKESLQLDGLNLWPALMYDYDSVEREIVHNIDDSVPYLSYVDGRWKIVNGTTNKGEYDGWLSVRHNEFDPRADHYEELIRNTSVWQQLELLRGNLTSINITSMREQATVKCRNPDPDDKPCLPLEGPCIFDMDEDPCEQNNIYEKVRDGRLIADYLARIEKIKSNARPPGNKPSDPSCDPRYYNNEWTWWQDERNTGVSVLPTIFQYFLVILSSLCLVY; from the exons ATGCGAACTATCGCTCTACTGTTGAATCTCATATTGGCCATAACGATAACAAATGGCCAAGACGATGATGAGGGTCGCAAGCCGcatattattatcataatgGCAGATGATTTG GGCTTTGATGATGTGAGCTTCCGGGGATCGAATAGGTTTCTCACACCGAACATCGATGCGTTGGCCTACAATGGAGTTATAATCAACCAACTATATACACCCGCCATGTGCACGCCCAGCAGAGCAGCTCTGCTTACTGGCAAATATCCAATCAATACGG GCATGCAGCAATATGTGATCGTGAATGATCAACCCTGGGGATTGCCTTTAAATGAAACGACCATGGCTCAGATCTTTCGGGAGAGTGGTTATCACACGAATCTCTTGGGTAAATGGCATCTGGGAATGTCGCAGCGCAATTTTACACCCACCGAACGAGGCTTTGATCACCATTTGGGATATCTGGGTGCCTATGTGGATTACTATGACCAGACGTATAAGCAAAAT GGCAAACCCTATGCTCGAGGACACGATTTCCGCGACGATTTAAAGGTCTCCCATAAACACATGGGTCACTATATGACGGATGTATTAACTGATGCTGCTGTGCAGCTAATCGAAAATCATAATGCCACCGCTCAACCCCTCTTCCTATTGCTCAGTCATTTGGCTCCACATGCCGCCAATACAGATGATCCTATGCAGGCGCCGATTGAGGAAGTATCTCAATTCGAGTATCTCACGAATATGACGGAACGTTACTATGCAGCGATGGTTTCACGGCTAGACAAGAGCGTGGGGCGTGTCATTGATGCACTGGCTCGCCAACAGCTGCTGGAGCAGAGCATAGTACTCTTTCTGTCGGACAACGGAGGTCCAACTGTGGGAGAACACTCCACTACAGCATCCAACTATCCACTGAGAGGC CAAAAGAACTCGCCTTGGGAAGGCGGACTACGCTCCTCGGCGGCCATTTGGAGCAAGAGGTTCTCAAGTCTTGGCAGAGTTTGGAGACAGCGTTTCTACATTGGAGACATACTGCCAactttggctgctgctgcaggaATTCATCTGAAGGAGTCACTACAACTGGACGGTCTAAATCTGTGGCCAGCACTCATGTATGATTATGATTCGGTGGAGCGTGAGATTGTGCACAACATAGACGACTCGGTGCCATATTTATCCTATGTCGACGGCAGATGGAAGATTGTGAATGGCACCACCAACAAAGGTGAATATGATGGTTGGTTATCCGTGCGTCACAATGAATTCGATCCACGGGCTGATCACTATGAGGAGCTGATTAGGAACACCAGCGTGTGGCAGCAGCTAGAGCTGCTACGTGGCAACTTGACCTCAATAAACATCACCTCAATGCGAGAGCAGGCAACAGTGAAGTGTCGCAATCCAGATCCCGATGACAAACCGTGTCTGCCTCTGGAGGGTCCTTGTATCTTCGACATGGATGAGGATCCCTGTGAGCAGAACAATATATACGAGAAGGTTCGCGATGGACGTTTGATTGCTGATTATCTTGCCCGCATCgagaaaatcaaaagcaatgCACGTCCACCCGGCAATAAGCCATCTGATCCCAGCTGTGATCCACGTTATTACAACAATGAGTGGACCTGGTGGCAGGACGAACGCAATACAGGCGTCTCTGTATTACCAACTATTTTCCAGTATTTTCTAGTAATTTTATCGAGCCTTTGTTTGGTGTACTAA